AAAATGTGAAGAACGAAAATGGCAAGCGGACTTGGATCGGGTCACGGCCGCTGTGAACATAGCACCACCAAGTTGTGAGTGCTCATTGGCGACTGATGTGGTTGCTGTTCTCGATCGGCTAAGGGAGAATTTTGAGTTTTGCTCGTATACTGGCCCAATGGGTTTGGAGGCTCTAGCTGGTCATTCCGCGTACCCTTTCCCTGAATCCAAAGTTGCATGGTCTACACTGGGACGGTATTCTTCTTTTGATACCACGCATAATACATCAGAGTTCTCTTCGGGGAACCCCTGCGAGTCTAAAGAATGGCACGCAGATCTGCAGAACAGTTTAGACAACTATCTAGTCTGCCTTCAGTCGATCCGACTACCTCCTGTGAATCAGGGCACAAACATCAAGTTCAAGCGTATACGTGAAGGACTACTTGGAATATTTAAAAAGACGCGCTCTACCGATTTTCTATCAAAACTTTCGGATATTTTGCATGGACGACAGAATGCTTTATCAATATATGTCAAACCGCAAACTGTTTCATTTGGCTCCATTATTCATATCGAGAACGCTGTGCAGCAGAACGCTGAGAGGAAACAGTCCCCAGGAAACGAAACGGAGCGGATCTCTGAACAGGTACTTTTAGCAGACAGGGAACACTGGGGCACAGATCTTGGGCCATCCTTTGAGCTCCTTCTTCCAAGCAATATCTCGCCTGAAATGCAAAGAAGTCTGCAGGATGCTTTCGAGACCTTGCTAGATCGCAAAGAAGGTTATGCCCAGCAGCAGGCAATGACTTTGGCTTCCCTTGACGAAGTTTCTACAGCTGGGGAACTTTCGACTTTGGGGAGGTCGATGGAGAGCTCCACGACACTGGGGGTCGGTCAAGGTGCTTTGCAGGCGTTGTTGTCCAAAGCTAGTGAAGCTGTAGAGGATGTGAGGCACCAGAGCATACCGTTTGGAGGCTTCTTCTTATCCACGGAGGAAGATGATGACATATCCACTCAACCAAGGAATGCTATGAATAAATACGGCGAGGCTGAGTCAATAGACGATGATGCCGTTTCAGTGGCTACCGAAAGCGTTGGACGAGCTGCTTTGGACAGGCTACTTTCAGCCGTTTGCCCACTTCCACCCACGCCAGCACACTCACGCCAATCCGTGACCCCCAGTCGCAAAGTTAACGCTAAGCGCAAACGATCGCTATCCTTTAGCCTAGCTGCAAGTACGCCACGCAAACGACCAGCGTTGAATCCATC
The Phaeodactylum tricornutum CCAP 1055/1 chromosome 7, whole genome shotgun sequence DNA segment above includes these coding regions:
- a CDS encoding predicted protein gives rise to the protein MRPPAYGAKLKKKRQHTSSVDLDSIHPYRDGGPLQRAIQDDLLDVRPLFCDSVASLSEGCNVHHPNGAAFAIYKAVFGSAKLALLHTRVVPCRVDREAYTQLLYAASFNLLHKSFCEKTFEFTHAAFALFSLFVLYHTCPLDTVPPIAGSNKDERLEMFPLGIRDPQNPRRLYQRAFHQRIRIDQLHYEYLDRLRDIALAQIGKCEERKWQADLDRVTAAVNIAPPSCECSLATDVVAVLDRLRENFEFCSYTGPMGLEALAGHSAYPFPESKVAWSTLGRYSSFDTTHNTSEFSSGNPCESKEWHADLQNSLDNYLVCLQSIRLPPVNQGTNIKFKRIREGLLGIFKKTRSTDFLSKLSDILHGRQNALSIYVKPQTVSFGSIIHIENAVQQNAERKQSPGNETERISEQVLLADREHWGTDLGPSFELLLPSNISPEMQRSLQDAFETLLDRKEGYAQQQAMTLASLDEVSTAGELSTLGRSMESSTTLGVGQGALQALLSKASEAVEDVRHQSIPFGGFFLSTEEDDDISTQPRNAMNKYGEAESIDDDAVSVATESVGRAALDRLLSAVCPLPPTPAHSRQSVTPSRKVNAKRKRSLSFSLAASTPRKRPALNPSGLPTKDESSTNESLGEGNTGYSTEDSDGDDSLLSAFSSESGTTGQGSSALNVLLSTVLLK